In Cicer arietinum cultivar CDC Frontier isolate Library 1 chromosome 7, Cicar.CDCFrontier_v2.0, whole genome shotgun sequence, a single window of DNA contains:
- the LOC101503779 gene encoding sugar transport protein 7-like — MEDGPSILGGVGSSTNGRAEQYKGRVTVHVIIACIVAATGGSLFGYDVGISGGVASMDDFLQIFFPSVYKHKMQAHENNYCKYNNQGIAAFTSTLYIAGFVASLVAAPVTRKFGRRTSIIVGGISFLIGSALNAAAVNLEMLIIGRILQGVGIGFGNQAIPLYLSEMAPTHLRGGLNMMFQVATTFGIFTANMINYGTQQIKPWGWRLALGLAAIPTLLMTIGGIFIPETPNSLVERGSKEQGRKLLEKIRGTDDVDAEFQDMLDAGALANSIKHPYWNILKRRYRPELIMAIFMPAFQILTGINSILFYAPMLFQSMGFGREASLYSSALTGVVLSLSTFISIATVDRLGRRPLLISGGIQMMISQVIAAIILGVKFGENQELSKGYSISVVVVLSLFVLAFGWSWGPLGWTVPSEIFPLEIRSAGQSITVAANLLFTFIIAQAFLSLLCTFTYGIFLFFAGWIAIMTIFVYLFLPETKGIPIEEMSLIWRKHWFWKRILSVPSTTNDTW; from the exons ATGGAAGATGGACCTTCCATTCTTGGTGGTGTGGGTAGCAGTACTAACGGAAGAGCAGAACAATATAAAGGGAGGGTCACAGTTCATGTCATCATCGCTTGCATTGTTGCTGCTACTGGCGGGTCCCTCTTCGGCTATGACGTTGGAATTTCAG GAGGAGTTGCTTCCATGGATGACTTTCTTCAGATATTTTTCCCCTCAGTGTACAAACATAAAATGCAAGCACATGAAAACAACTACTGCAAGTATAACAATCAGGGCATTGCTGCATTTACCTCTACTTTATACATTGCTGGTTTTGTTGCATCTCTGGTCGCAGCTCCAGTTACAAGGAAGTTTGGACGAAGAACAAGTATCATAGTCGGTGGTATCAGCTTTCTCATTGGCTCAGCTCTGAATGCTGCAGCTGTTAATCTGGAAATGCTCATCATAGGAAGGATTTTGCAAGGTGTTGGCATTGGATTTGGAAATCAG GCTATCCCGCTCTATTTGTCTGAGATGGCGCCAACCCACCTTCGAGGAGGCCTGAACATGATGTTTCAAGTTGCAACCACTTTTGGGATTTTCACAGCAAATATGATCAACTATGGTACACAACAGATTAAACCATGGGGTTGGAGGCTGGCCCTTGGCCTTGCTGCAATACCAACTCTTTTGATGACTATAGGGGGAATATTTATCCCGGAGACTCCAAATAGCTTAGTAGAAAGAGGATCAAAGGAACAAGGAAGGAAGCTCCTTGAAAAGATCAGAGGAACGGATGATGTCGATGCAGAGTTCCAAGATATGCTCGATGCAGGTGCATTGGCAAACTCAATAAAACACCCCTACTGGAACATCCTTAAAAGAAGATATAGGCCAGAGTTAATCATGGCTATTTTCATGCCTGCATTCCAGATTCTAACTGGCATAAATTCAATCCTATTCTATGCTCCAATGCTATTTCAAAGCATGGGATTTGGCAGAGAGGCATCTCTCTACTCGTCAGCCTTGACCGGGGTAGTTCTTTCCCTTTCAACATTCATTTCTATTGCAACAGTAGATAGATTGGGGAGAAGACCATTACTCATCAGTGGTGGAATACAAATGATGATAAGTCAG GTTATAGCTGCCATAATTTTGGGGGTCAAGTTTGGAGAAAACCAAGAATTGTCAAAAGGCTATTCAATATCAGTTGTAGTTGTACTTTCTCTATTTGTTCTAGCTTTTGGATGGTCATGGGGCCCACTAGGCTGGACAGTCCCAAGTGAGATATTTCCATTAGAAATTCGATCAGCAGGGCAGAGTATCACAGTTGCAGCAAACCTTCTATTCACTTTCATAATCGCGCAGGCTTTCCTTTCCCTTCTCTGTACGTTCACGTATGGGATCTTCCTGTTTTTTGCTGGCTGGATAGCCATCATGAccatatttgtttatttgttccTACCTGAAACCAAGGGAATACCCATTGAGGAGATGTCATTGATTTGGAGGAAACACTGGTTTTGGAAAAGGATACTGTCAGTGCCGAGTACAACTAATGATACATGGTAA
- the LOC101492921 gene encoding uncharacterized protein has translation MCVQETKLEVVEEKKCEIVWGSKEFGFSFKPSVGRSGGILTLWDSSRVDMWSYSILNYALVMKGEWKDTGEKICVINVYAPCDRIEKRELWNMIGEKVENDVDCCWCVCGDFNTIRKENERKGMSEYIQMEDILRFNNFIEESEFIDLHLNGRAFTWCRLDGSVVSILDRFLLSMRWGHQWPNCSQWALDRCLSDHCPLFLCDYWDNWGPRPFRMLKCWEEFDGYKDFVKEA, from the coding sequence ATGTGTGTTCAAGAAACGAAGTTGGAGGTTGTGGAGGAAAAGAAGTGTGAAATTGTGTGGGGATCAAAAGAGTTTGGATTTTCGTTCAAACCCTCAGTAGGTAGATCCGGAGGTATACTAACTTTGTGGGATAGCTCACGGGTCGATATGTGGAGTTATTCCATATTAAATTATGCATTAGTTATGAAGGGGGAATGGAAGGATACTGGAGAAAAAATTTGTGTGATAAATGTTTATGCACCTTGTGATAGGATTGAGAAACGAGAATTGTGGAATATGATAGGTGAGAAGGTTGAGAACGATGTAGATTGTTGCTGGTGTGTGTGTGGAGATTTTAATACAATTAGGAAGGAAAATGAAAGGAAAGGGATGAGTGAGTATATCCAAATGGAAGACATTTTGCgctttaataattttattgaggaaTCAGAATTTATTGATTTGCATTTAAATGGTAGAGCTTTTACTTGGTGTCGTTTGGATGGATCAGTAGTGAGCATATTAGACCGATTTCTTTTATCAATGAGGTGGGGTCATCAATGGCCCAATTGTTCGCAATGGGCGTTGGATAGATGCTTATCAGATCATTGTCCATTATTCTTGTGTGATTATTGGGATAATTGGGGACCAAGACCTTTTCGTATGTTGAAGTGTTGGGAGGAATTTGATGGTTATAAGGATTTTGTTAAGGAGGCATGA
- the LOC101503439 gene encoding uncharacterized protein, with product MGTAILRSHDCLQGRFLPNDDLSIPSSKIRSRKNSNPNPNCKSYVNQNRRRKRSPVAPAQANFNDRRRSGDRTETLSNGVAAVNLLMGQVKILKRGEKLSSENIHDGKLVVPVEDCKVMTMELDHPDLLLGSTDRFGPDPITVQKQVRVSDSKDGIYAGSAFVASPPPSSVPVPGFLGKNGVATSDLRRILRLDLE from the coding sequence atgggaACCGCAATTCTTCGTTCCCACGATTGCCTTCAAGGTCGGTTTCTCCCAAACGATGACTTGTCAATCCCTTCCTCTAAAATTAGGTCTCGAAAAAACTCTAACCCCAACCCTAATTGCAAATCCTATGTCAATCAGAATCGTCGCCGTAAGCGGAGCCCGGTGGCCCCCGCTCAGGCCAATTTCAACGATCGGAGGAGATCCGGTGATCGTACGGAGACGCTGTCGAACGGTGTAGCCGCGGTGAATCTTTTAATGGGACAAGTTAAGATTCTCAAAAGAGGCGAAAAGTTGAGTTCAGAGAATATCCACGATGGAAAACTCGTTGTTCCCGTGGAGGATTGTAAGGTGATGACTATGGAGCTTGACCATCCCGATTTGTTATTGGGCTCAACGGATCGGTTTGGGCCTGATCCAATAACCGTACAGAAACAAGTTAGGGTTTCCGATTCGAAAGATGGAATTTACGCTGGATCAGCGTTTGTTGCGTCTCCTCCTCCGAGTTCCGTTCCTGTACCCGGATTTTTGGGGAAAAACGGTGTGGCCACAAGTGATTTGAGACGGATACTACGACTTGATTTGGAATGA
- the LOC101503113 gene encoding protein ENHANCED DISEASE RESISTANCE 2 isoform X2, whose product MDALASELNNSVSRGSERYSNEDKERGIFEYFGWVYHLGANSIGHEYCHLRFLFIRGKYVTMYQRDPHQNPAIKPIRQGVAGPTLMVEEVGRRKVNNGDLYVLRFYNRLDEARKGEAEYELSRGGSARAKLNMETEINLEGHRPRVRRYAHGLRKLIRIGQGPETLLRQSSKLAGRPDGFEGDSGDAVEAHQWKCILTVAGIRIFEDVSDHKNGKGVLAKSVGVIDATADTVFEVIINTERQKRYEWDMLVCDLELVDSYDGHFDVVYGTYDPKYLSRWHPKQDFVISRQWFRGQDGSYTILQFPATHKKKPLRSGYRRVQVNSSTWEIRNLKAPLVSNSPRCLVTHTLEVHSTSWNQWKTKHSSKFEKSIPYALLCQVAGIKEYIAANPALHQENATTIVHFESSDASVSCSEYEDEVQDEFYDAIAAESSASDEESDDDEKLDQKESRVKLRNVSWAITTLALKRTAAPDLCEELDPHVIPITIDPSDLHGSLCKGMDDNHTNCWTSPSGKGFMIRGKNYLKDNCKVVGGDPLLKLIAVDWFTVNKSVDRIALHPRCLVQSEVGKKLPFILVINLQVPGKPNYSLVLYYAADRPINKKTLLAKFVDGSDVFRDSRFKLIPSIVEGYWMVKRAVGTKACLLGKAVTCKYFRQDNFLEIDVDIGSSSVARGVISLVLGYVTSLVVDLAILIEATDEAELPEYILGTVRLNRLKLESAIPLED is encoded by the exons ATGGACGCACTAGCTTCGGAATTGAACAATTCCGTGAGCAGAGGTTCGGAGCGCTATAGCAACGAAGATAAAGAAAGAGGGATATTTGAGTATTTTGGTTGGGTTTATCACTTGGGAGCGAATTCAATTGGTCATGAGTATTGTCATCTCCGATTCCTTTTCATTAGGGGAAAATATGTTACCATGTACCAGCGCGATCCTCATCAAAACCCCGCCATT AAACCGATTAGGCAGGGAGTTGCAGGGCCCACACTAATGGTGGAGGAGGTAGGTCGCCGAAAGGTCAACAATGGG GATCTTTATGTTTTGCGGTTTTATAATCGATTAGATGAGGCCAGGAAGGGAGAA GCTGAGTATGAGTTGTCAAGAGGTGGTAGTGCCAGAGCCAAACTAAACATGGAGACCGA GATCAATCTTGAAGGTCACCGGCCTAGAGTGAGGCGGTATGCCCATGGATTAAGAAAGCTAATAAGAATTGGCCAAG GCCCAGAGACACTGTTACGGCAATCATCAAAGTTGGCTGGTAGGCCAGACGGTTTTGAAGGAGATAGTGGAGATGCAGTTGAAGCACATCAATGGAAATGCATTCTTACTGTGGCTG GAATTAGAATATTTGAGGATGTTTCTGATCACAAG AATGGTAAAGGTGTCCTTGCAAAGTCTGTCGGTGTTATTGATGCAACTGCAGATACTGTTTTTGAAGTGATTATCAACACTGAACGGCAGAAAAGATATGA GTGGGATATGCTAGTTTGTGACTTAGAGCTGGTAGATTCTTATGATGGACACTTTGATGTTGTTTATGGGACATATGATCCTAAGTACCTATCCCG GTGGCATCCAAAGCAGGATTTTGTCATTTCTAGGCAATGGTTTCGTGGACAAGACGGATCATACA CAATCTTGCAATTTCCAGCTACACATAAGAAAAAGCCTCTAAGATCTGGATATCGACGTGTACAAGTTAATT CATCTACGTGGGAGATCAGAAATTTGAAGGCACCTCTGGTGTCAAATAGCCCAAGATGTCTAGTGACCCACACTTTGGAGGTACATTCTACATCCTGGAATCAATGGAAGACCAAACATAGCTCAAAATTTGAGAAGAGCATTCCTTATGCGTTACTGTGCCAAGTGGCAG GTATAAAGGAATACATCGCAGCCAATCCAGCACTCCACCAAGAAAATGCCACTACAATAGTTCATTTCGAATCATCTGATGCTTCCGTTTCTTGTTCTGAATATGAGGATGAAGTACAAGATGAATTTTATGATGCAATCGCTGCGGAATCATCCGCATCAGATGAAGAAAGTGACGACGATGAGAAACTTGATCAGAAG GAGTCAAGAGTCAAACTAAGGAATGTTTCATGGGCAATCACAACCTTAGCTTTGAAGCGAACTGCAG CTCCTGATCTGTGTGAAGAATTGGATCCTCATGTTATTCCTATCACAATCGATCCAAGCGACCTACATGGTTCTTTGTGCAAAGGAATGGATGACAATCACACAAACTGTTGGACTTCTCCTAGTGGAAAAGGATTTATGATTAGAGGAAAGAACTATCTTAAAGATAATTGTAAG GTAGTCGGAGGCGATCCTCTTCTCAAGCTCATAGCAGTAGATTGGTTTACAGTCAATAAATCTGTTGATAGAATTGCCCTGCATCCCAGATGTTTGGTTCAG TCAGAGGTTGGCAAAAAGCTTCCATTTATCCTTGTCATTAATCTCCAG GTTCCTGGTAAACCAAACTACAGTCTGGTTCTATATTATGCGGCTGACAGAccgataaataaaaaaactctgTTGGCTAAGTTTGTTGATGGAAGTGATGTGTTTCGAgactcaagattcaaacttattCCAAGTATAGTTGAG GGATATTGGATGGTCAAGAGAGCTGTTGGAACCAAAGCTTGCCTTTTAGGGAAAGCTGTGACTTGTAAATACTTCAGACAAGATAATTTTTTGGAG ATTGACGTGGACATTGGATCATCCTCTGTAGCTAGGGGTGTCATTAGCCTTGTTCTAGGATATGTTACAAGCTTAGTTGTTGACCTTGCCATTTTGATAGAG GCAACAGATGAGGCAGAGCTGCCAGAGTACATTCTTGGAACTGTCCGATTAAACCGTTTGAAACTTGAATCTGCCATTCCATTGGAGGATTAA
- the LOC101503113 gene encoding protein ENHANCED DISEASE RESISTANCE 2 isoform X1 — protein sequence MDALASELNNSVSRGSERYSNEDKERGIFEYFGWVYHLGANSIGHEYCHLRFLFIRGKYVTMYQRDPHQNPAIKPIRQGVAGPTLMVEEVGRRKVNNGDLYVLRFYNRLDEARKGEIACATAGEARGWIEAFDHAKQQAEYELSRGGSARAKLNMETEINLEGHRPRVRRYAHGLRKLIRIGQGPETLLRQSSKLAGRPDGFEGDSGDAVEAHQWKCILTVAGIRIFEDVSDHKNGKGVLAKSVGVIDATADTVFEVIINTERQKRYEWDMLVCDLELVDSYDGHFDVVYGTYDPKYLSRWHPKQDFVISRQWFRGQDGSYTILQFPATHKKKPLRSGYRRVQVNSSTWEIRNLKAPLVSNSPRCLVTHTLEVHSTSWNQWKTKHSSKFEKSIPYALLCQVAGIKEYIAANPALHQENATTIVHFESSDASVSCSEYEDEVQDEFYDAIAAESSASDEESDDDEKLDQKESRVKLRNVSWAITTLALKRTAAPDLCEELDPHVIPITIDPSDLHGSLCKGMDDNHTNCWTSPSGKGFMIRGKNYLKDNCKVVGGDPLLKLIAVDWFTVNKSVDRIALHPRCLVQSEVGKKLPFILVINLQVPGKPNYSLVLYYAADRPINKKTLLAKFVDGSDVFRDSRFKLIPSIVEGYWMVKRAVGTKACLLGKAVTCKYFRQDNFLEIDVDIGSSSVARGVISLVLGYVTSLVVDLAILIEATDEAELPEYILGTVRLNRLKLESAIPLED from the exons ATGGACGCACTAGCTTCGGAATTGAACAATTCCGTGAGCAGAGGTTCGGAGCGCTATAGCAACGAAGATAAAGAAAGAGGGATATTTGAGTATTTTGGTTGGGTTTATCACTTGGGAGCGAATTCAATTGGTCATGAGTATTGTCATCTCCGATTCCTTTTCATTAGGGGAAAATATGTTACCATGTACCAGCGCGATCCTCATCAAAACCCCGCCATT AAACCGATTAGGCAGGGAGTTGCAGGGCCCACACTAATGGTGGAGGAGGTAGGTCGCCGAAAGGTCAACAATGGG GATCTTTATGTTTTGCGGTTTTATAATCGATTAGATGAGGCCAGGAAGGGAGAA ATTGCTTGTGCTACAGCTGGGGAGGCCCGGGGatggatagaagcatttgaTCATGCCAAGCAACAG GCTGAGTATGAGTTGTCAAGAGGTGGTAGTGCCAGAGCCAAACTAAACATGGAGACCGA GATCAATCTTGAAGGTCACCGGCCTAGAGTGAGGCGGTATGCCCATGGATTAAGAAAGCTAATAAGAATTGGCCAAG GCCCAGAGACACTGTTACGGCAATCATCAAAGTTGGCTGGTAGGCCAGACGGTTTTGAAGGAGATAGTGGAGATGCAGTTGAAGCACATCAATGGAAATGCATTCTTACTGTGGCTG GAATTAGAATATTTGAGGATGTTTCTGATCACAAG AATGGTAAAGGTGTCCTTGCAAAGTCTGTCGGTGTTATTGATGCAACTGCAGATACTGTTTTTGAAGTGATTATCAACACTGAACGGCAGAAAAGATATGA GTGGGATATGCTAGTTTGTGACTTAGAGCTGGTAGATTCTTATGATGGACACTTTGATGTTGTTTATGGGACATATGATCCTAAGTACCTATCCCG GTGGCATCCAAAGCAGGATTTTGTCATTTCTAGGCAATGGTTTCGTGGACAAGACGGATCATACA CAATCTTGCAATTTCCAGCTACACATAAGAAAAAGCCTCTAAGATCTGGATATCGACGTGTACAAGTTAATT CATCTACGTGGGAGATCAGAAATTTGAAGGCACCTCTGGTGTCAAATAGCCCAAGATGTCTAGTGACCCACACTTTGGAGGTACATTCTACATCCTGGAATCAATGGAAGACCAAACATAGCTCAAAATTTGAGAAGAGCATTCCTTATGCGTTACTGTGCCAAGTGGCAG GTATAAAGGAATACATCGCAGCCAATCCAGCACTCCACCAAGAAAATGCCACTACAATAGTTCATTTCGAATCATCTGATGCTTCCGTTTCTTGTTCTGAATATGAGGATGAAGTACAAGATGAATTTTATGATGCAATCGCTGCGGAATCATCCGCATCAGATGAAGAAAGTGACGACGATGAGAAACTTGATCAGAAG GAGTCAAGAGTCAAACTAAGGAATGTTTCATGGGCAATCACAACCTTAGCTTTGAAGCGAACTGCAG CTCCTGATCTGTGTGAAGAATTGGATCCTCATGTTATTCCTATCACAATCGATCCAAGCGACCTACATGGTTCTTTGTGCAAAGGAATGGATGACAATCACACAAACTGTTGGACTTCTCCTAGTGGAAAAGGATTTATGATTAGAGGAAAGAACTATCTTAAAGATAATTGTAAG GTAGTCGGAGGCGATCCTCTTCTCAAGCTCATAGCAGTAGATTGGTTTACAGTCAATAAATCTGTTGATAGAATTGCCCTGCATCCCAGATGTTTGGTTCAG TCAGAGGTTGGCAAAAAGCTTCCATTTATCCTTGTCATTAATCTCCAG GTTCCTGGTAAACCAAACTACAGTCTGGTTCTATATTATGCGGCTGACAGAccgataaataaaaaaactctgTTGGCTAAGTTTGTTGATGGAAGTGATGTGTTTCGAgactcaagattcaaacttattCCAAGTATAGTTGAG GGATATTGGATGGTCAAGAGAGCTGTTGGAACCAAAGCTTGCCTTTTAGGGAAAGCTGTGACTTGTAAATACTTCAGACAAGATAATTTTTTGGAG ATTGACGTGGACATTGGATCATCCTCTGTAGCTAGGGGTGTCATTAGCCTTGTTCTAGGATATGTTACAAGCTTAGTTGTTGACCTTGCCATTTTGATAGAG GCAACAGATGAGGCAGAGCTGCCAGAGTACATTCTTGGAACTGTCCGATTAAACCGTTTGAAACTTGAATCTGCCATTCCATTGGAGGATTAA